The Planctomycetota bacterium nucleotide sequence ATCACTTCTTCAGGCGGCTTAATTCCATTGCGAGCCTGGACTAGGGAATCTGGCATTTCACCTTCGCCGCCCCATTCGCATTCCCAGAATCGCGTCGTCTCTGCCGTGTTTTCTTTCCAGCCGGCATGCGCAACGGCTCGGCTGTGGCTATTCGATGGGTGATGGGCAATTGCGCCGTCGGCCCGAACGCAGATACTGTGAAAGTCGCACATGGTGAATCCCTTCCTGGAATAAAAAACGATCAGTCAATAAACGGTTCGTTTACGGGCTTCGTGTCCTGACGCTGGCGTTCGCCGAGCGTGATCTTTGTCGACTCGGGCGCCTGGACGACGAGCCGACCAGCGCGGCCCTTGTTGCCTGCGAAGATGATCGTCGCTGGCCCGTCGACGGTGATTGACTCGCCATAACGACGAGTGCGAACAAAGTTGCCCATTGATGCGCTATCCTTAGCCTTTGCCTGCCCGGCGTTTGGCTGCGCAATGCGAAGCGCTCATAATTGCGACGATCGGAGGGGCAGTATCCGCCGCCGCGATCGCGAGCGCCGCGCATTGCGCAGCCAAACAGGTTTCCTACCGCAAAGCAGCAAGCGTCGAGAGTGACGCTAGATGCTGTTCATTCTGTCGCAGACTTCACTCCGCGTCGGCTTTCAAGCTGTGCCGATCAGCAACGGTTGTGCATGTTATCGAGTCCGATAACGCCGTCAACTAGTTTTCGTAAAAAATCTTTCCGCGCTCACGCGCAGCGCTGCCGCTATGGCGTCGCAGGTTTCCAGGCTCGGCGACTGTTGGCCCGACAAAATGCGGCAAATCGTAACATGCCCGACCCCCGACCGTCGCGACAGTTCGCGCTGCGAAATATTTTTTTCTTTGCACGCGCGACGTATGTTCGACACGACTTTTTCGACCAGCGACATTTGAATCACCGATTGTTAGCGACTACGATAACACCGCAGGTAAAACAAGGCCCGCTAGGGGTGAAGTTGGCGAACAGCTTTTGACTGAGCCACCCTAGCGGGCGAGTACGTTTAGTTCTAATTCTCTAATTTCGATTCGACCGCGATCAGCCGTTCGTGAATCTCATTGATCGCGCCGGCAAGTTCAGCGACAAGTAACGAGCATTCGCCAGGCGACGTTGCCTTGTGCGCGTCGGCGAAGACTTGCGTCAATAGTTCGGCTAGCCGTTCTTTCGTTGCCATAATTTCGAAGCCTTTTTTTGAGCTATGGTTGACGAAGAAAAGCGCACCCCAGAGGGCTCGAACCTCTAACCTTCGGTTCCGTAGACCGATGCTCTATCCAATTGAGCTAGGGGTGCTCGTGTTCTGACAACAGCGCGACCGGCGGCGTGCAGACCCAACAGCCTGAGCCGCGTTCGCTCTGTTCGCGATTGCCTGGGGCAATCGAGACCGGGGATTCTAACATAGAGTTCCGCGGCGGTAAATTGGTTCAATTCCACGGTAAAAGCCGGGCCGATGCTGCTTGGAAGTGGCTCAGTTTGAGTCAAAGACATTGGGTGGCGGGCTCAGAGCGCAGCGATGGCCCCGTGGTAACGGTTCGGGGCCATCACTGCGCTCTGACCCCGCCACCCCGATTCATCAAACTGGCCCACGATGCACTGCCGCCAGCTTGGTTGCGGAAACAAAGCGGGCTGCTACGATGGAGTGTTCCGGCCAAGCTCGCGCGAGTCTCGTGAGCATGGGTCATGTTTGCTTGCCCAAGCCGGCGGCTCTGCCGCCGAGATCGGTGGCAAAGCCACCGGCTTGGTAGATACGCACGCTACATTGATTCGAGAATCGCTCTCCTATTCGATAGGAGCATAGCCAGAAAAACTTGCGAGCGTAGCCAAAAACATCTGCGAGCGTAGCTCAGTGGTAGAGCATCGCGTTCCCAACGCGACGGTCGAGGGTTCGATCCCCTTCGCTCGCTTTCTCAAGACGCCCGTGGTCACAAGATGACTGCGGGCGTTTTTCGTTGCCCGGCAAGCTAGCTGCGTCTCCGTGCCGCGCTTCGTTTCGTGCTCGCTCGCTGCCTCCCGAATTGACAGGAGATGTCAGTAAATCACACGAAAAGTCACCGGCTGGTGCAACCGTTAGTGCAACGGGTTTTGATCGCATTCTCGTTGCCCTTGTGCGTTCAATAGCGTCAGTTAGTTTTTGCACGCGCTGCAGAACCCCAAAAGGCACTTGGCATCTCGGGATCTTGTCTTCGCCTTCGCAGAACTAGGGGGTCGGCCGGGGGCCTCGTTAATCCGACCGCTCGATAACAGCGCCAGCACGCTTCAAGGCTTCGCGGATTCGAGCGAGGTTACATTCTTCTTCGCTGCCCCGTTCACTCAGATCGTAATCGGCACTGGCATAGTCAAGAGGCGTGGAGTTTCTTTCCGGATGCTCCAGGGGATAGTTGTTCCGATTCGGATCGGCCCCCTGAGCAAGCAGGAACTCGACCACCTCACCTTCCTGCTTGAGCACCGCCGTGGCTAGCGGCGAGATACCGTCAAGGCCAAACAGGTCGATGTCGGCTCCCAGCCGCAGCAGACGCCCCAGCAGTTCAATCCGCTCAGGTTGAGAAATCTCTGCCGGTGCGGTTTCGCTGGGCGCGCTCGGTTTGAAGTCCAAACGCGATGCGTCCGTCAGCGAGTTTAGAGGTGTCTCCCCATCGCGTAGGGCGTTCACGTTGGCGCCGGCCGCGATCAAGGCCACAGCCCGATCCAAGTCGAGGTGCTCGACGGCTGTGAATAGCTCCTCATCCTGTGGCGAAAGTCTGAGCTGTGCCTCTTGGATATTGCGGAGCGCGAGCAGGCGTGCGTCAAGCGGCACCAAGTGTGGCTCGATCTCGGCAAACTCAAACGACCGAGGGGAAGTTTCCGGCATCCACCGCTCGCCACGCTGGACGCGATGATGGAGTTCGTCCACCAGTTCCCGTTCAATTTGCGGAGCGTCAACGACAATCAGGACTTGCCTCAGCAAACGGGACGTGCCGAACTCGGAGACATGTTCATCGGGGCCGATTTCGACCTGTTCAGCGACCTCAATGCGTCGCGAGCTCGCAATCTCTTGGACAGCTTGCCAGC carries:
- a CDS encoding carbon storage regulator; translation: MGNFVRTRRYGESITVDGPATIIFAGNKGRAGRLVVQAPESTKITLGERQRQDTKPVNEPFID
- a CDS encoding ankyrin repeat domain-containing protein, yielding MEDPAMTYDRLFTPDEFRLVAGVDASWDIPNVERLQGRYESVQLCNGKWRNASVPRGRYGRLVSRPYETNFLTTRFVYASRVLAEAYAETRHRYPDWLAHRSIPDRQGFHRIEFTSPSRADAERFCWQAVQEIASSRRIEVAEQVEIGPDEHVSEFGTSRLLRQVLIVVDAPQIERELVDELHHRVQRGERWMPETSPRSFEFAEIEPHLVPLDARLLALRNIQEAQLRLSPQDEELFTAVEHLDLDRAVALIAAGANVNALRDGETPLNSLTDASRLDFKPSAPSETAPAEISQPERIELLGRLLRLGADIDLFGLDGISPLATAVLKQEGEVVEFLLAQGADPNRNNYPLEHPERNSTPLDYASADYDLSERGSEEECNLARIREALKRAGAVIERSD
- a CDS encoding helix-turn-helix transcriptional regulator; this translates as MSLVEKVVSNIRRACKEKNISQRELSRRSGVGHVTICRILSGQQSPSLETCDAIAAALRVSAERFFTKTS